A section of the Pseudobacteriovorax antillogorgiicola genome encodes:
- a CDS encoding DUF3187 family protein, translating into MQVLVVTLLGLVVSSFAEARVEREPLFLRSQTIAQFFRTAPLPTHFQALRSGELEVQGGRTMANYWGRDKRFIVDGQTIDDVLQVRFGVASDLNAVLQASSRKFSDIRMDEITVGFHNLFMIPQDKRLTVDRNKTRVVAPDYGLEITEQDLYRPLSQPIGLKLETYHQWWGLHWAGSLLYSYETSQESLIKKGAQDYGMQLAMRWIPGAIYSFAMINLMSFDPSKDAQLYLRSRQVSTLLGVGYLLNTNQEILLQALISESPYRDIGQLSRASYEIHVGYRHNWGDWGAELSLIENVIWPFNTPDWGINLSISYYLSSDSSQRLAHR; encoded by the coding sequence ATGCAGGTCTTAGTTGTGACTCTACTGGGCCTTGTGGTCAGCTCTTTTGCTGAGGCTCGTGTTGAGCGAGAACCTCTATTTCTAAGATCACAAACCATTGCTCAATTTTTTAGAACAGCACCGCTGCCCACACATTTCCAGGCTCTCCGATCAGGGGAGCTGGAAGTGCAAGGCGGGCGCACGATGGCCAATTATTGGGGCCGAGATAAGAGGTTTATCGTTGATGGTCAAACCATCGACGATGTGTTGCAAGTTCGCTTTGGGGTAGCATCTGATCTCAATGCAGTACTTCAAGCAAGCTCTAGGAAGTTTTCAGACATTCGTATGGACGAGATCACGGTGGGGTTTCATAACCTCTTTATGATTCCTCAAGATAAGCGACTCACCGTGGATAGGAATAAAACACGGGTGGTAGCTCCAGATTATGGTCTAGAGATTACGGAACAAGACCTATATCGACCACTTTCACAGCCAATTGGCTTGAAGCTAGAAACTTACCATCAATGGTGGGGTCTTCATTGGGCTGGCTCCCTTCTCTATTCCTATGAAACCTCTCAGGAAAGTTTGATCAAAAAAGGTGCTCAAGACTACGGTATGCAGCTAGCCATGAGGTGGATACCAGGGGCCATTTATTCCTTTGCTATGATCAACCTTATGAGCTTTGACCCCAGTAAGGATGCCCAGCTTTACTTACGCAGCCGACAGGTTTCCACCCTTTTAGGTGTGGGTTACTTGTTGAATACTAATCAAGAGATCCTGCTTCAAGCCTTAATTTCAGAATCCCCCTATCGTGATATAGGCCAGCTGAGCCGAGCGTCCTATGAAATTCATGTGGGTTATCGTCACAATTGGGGGGATTGGGGGGCAGAACTAAGTTTGATAGAAAATGTGATATGGCCCTTCAACACTCCAGACTGGGGTATAAATCTAAGCATTTCCTATTACTTGTCATCAGATTCTAGCCAGCGATTGGCTCATCGCTAG
- a CDS encoding AMP nucleosidase — protein sequence MALHTKNDIVKNWLPRYTGTEIEDFGEYILLTNFHDYVKRFAARFDKPIKGIDRPMQTCTNDDNLTMINFGIGSANAATIMDLLVAVKPKGVLFLGKCGGLKSSTEIGHFILPIAAIRGEGTSNDYLHPQVPAMPSFKLHKFVSEKIVESGMDYRTGVVYTTNRRVWEHDTEFKASLKDLKAIAIDMETATFFSVGIANEISRGALLLVSDVPMTPDGVKTEESDKKVTQGFVDLHIDIGIKAMTDIGEKGEKIKHFHY from the coding sequence ATGGCCTTACACACAAAAAACGACATCGTAAAAAACTGGTTACCTCGTTACACAGGTACCGAGATTGAGGATTTCGGAGAATATATCCTCCTCACCAACTTCCACGACTATGTGAAACGTTTCGCAGCACGATTTGACAAGCCTATCAAAGGCATCGATCGTCCCATGCAAACATGTACAAATGACGACAACCTCACCATGATCAATTTTGGGATTGGCTCTGCGAATGCAGCCACCATCATGGATCTTCTGGTAGCTGTCAAACCAAAGGGAGTACTCTTCCTTGGAAAGTGCGGCGGGCTGAAAAGCTCTACAGAAATTGGCCACTTTATTCTGCCAATCGCAGCGATTCGTGGGGAGGGAACGTCCAACGACTACCTGCACCCTCAAGTTCCCGCGATGCCTTCCTTTAAACTCCATAAATTCGTTTCCGAGAAAATTGTCGAATCTGGCATGGATTACCGCACCGGAGTGGTTTACACCACCAACCGTCGGGTTTGGGAACATGACACTGAGTTTAAGGCCAGTCTGAAAGACCTGAAGGCGATCGCCATCGATATGGAAACTGCCACATTCTTCTCCGTTGGCATCGCTAACGAAATCTCCCGAGGTGCTCTACTACTTGTTTCCGACGTACCTATGACTCCGGATGGCGTCAAAACTGAGGAAAGCGACAAGAAAGTCACCCAAGGATTTGTTGACCTTCACATTGATATTGGAATAAAAGCTATGACCGATATTGGTGAAAAGGGTGAGAAGATCAAGCACTTCCACTATTGA
- a CDS encoding S46 family peptidase — MAIRQFMALMTAGTTLIAGGALAVEGMWQPEQLPLIEKGLKKKGLELDPKSLSNLTSFPMNAIVSLGGCSASFVSPQGLVVTNHHCAYGAIQYNSSKEKNLLADGFVARSLSDELPATPGSRIFVTESIQDITKDLLKGLEKVEGLKRHEAIEDRRKAMIAECESDAGYRCRVDSFLGSSSYRLTKQLEIRDVRLVQAPPSMIGKFGGDIDNWMWPRHTGDFAFYRAYVGKDGKPADFNKDNVPFKPQGFLKIDTKGVEDGSFVMVAGYPGRTNRHRLAAEVDYTFNTYYTNMKEYMDSRIAAIETAAKTRPELAITYAGTLAGLNNYSKNIEGQKEGFEALNLLNTKKQQERAMLSSWEKASNKDAFKNYNDLNRLIEDSNDARNVDLLLRRAAGSKLLQSAKYLYRLAVEKEKPDAKREAGFQERDMGRFKARLEAMDRRYDQAMDQQLWTMGLKEVYGERKQLPKAYHSLIESANKSGEKAVAEYYKNSKIGDKAHRISLMDASRKKLEASKDPFMKLAVAVYQEELDREMEDKARSGEFQRLRSRYMQNFRVFVEGQGKVLYPDANSTLRITYGTVQGYTNRKGNSHPAFTKLEEIADKHTGKDPFDAPKKQLDLIKKKDYGRYKLDSLGTVPVNFLADLDITGGNSGSATLNGKGELTGLVFDGTIDGVISDWAFDPAYTRSIHVDSRYMLWVLDKFDGADRLLKEMGVEPKASTH; from the coding sequence ATGGCAATTCGACAGTTCATGGCCCTCATGACGGCGGGAACGACCCTTATCGCGGGTGGTGCCCTTGCTGTGGAAGGTATGTGGCAACCTGAGCAACTACCTCTTATCGAAAAGGGGTTGAAGAAGAAAGGGCTAGAACTCGATCCAAAGTCTCTCTCAAATCTAACATCATTTCCCATGAATGCTATCGTCAGCCTTGGTGGCTGTAGCGCGTCTTTCGTTTCACCACAAGGATTGGTGGTGACCAACCACCACTGTGCCTATGGAGCGATTCAGTATAATTCGAGCAAAGAAAAAAATCTTCTTGCTGACGGCTTCGTAGCTCGATCCCTTAGCGATGAGCTACCTGCAACTCCTGGTTCACGTATATTCGTGACGGAATCGATCCAAGATATCACTAAAGACTTGCTAAAAGGTCTAGAGAAAGTGGAAGGCTTGAAGCGTCACGAGGCTATCGAAGACCGTCGCAAGGCAATGATCGCGGAATGTGAAAGCGATGCTGGCTATCGGTGCCGCGTGGACAGCTTCCTTGGTTCGTCCAGCTATCGATTGACGAAGCAGCTAGAGATTCGTGATGTTCGTTTGGTTCAAGCTCCGCCCTCTATGATTGGTAAGTTTGGAGGCGATATCGATAACTGGATGTGGCCTCGCCATACTGGTGATTTTGCCTTCTACCGCGCCTATGTTGGCAAGGATGGCAAGCCCGCTGATTTCAACAAGGACAACGTGCCTTTCAAACCACAAGGTTTCCTGAAGATCGATACCAAAGGTGTCGAAGATGGTTCATTTGTAATGGTAGCAGGATATCCCGGCCGGACCAATCGCCATCGATTGGCAGCGGAAGTGGACTACACGTTCAACACCTACTACACCAATATGAAAGAATATATGGATAGTCGCATCGCGGCTATTGAAACGGCAGCTAAAACCCGGCCAGAATTGGCAATCACTTACGCGGGAACGCTTGCTGGTTTGAATAACTACAGCAAGAATATCGAAGGCCAAAAAGAAGGTTTTGAAGCACTCAACCTGCTGAATACTAAAAAGCAGCAGGAACGTGCGATGTTAAGCTCTTGGGAGAAGGCTAGCAATAAAGACGCGTTCAAAAATTACAACGATTTGAACAGGCTCATCGAAGATAGCAACGATGCTAGAAATGTTGATCTCTTGCTGCGAAGGGCTGCTGGCTCCAAGTTGCTCCAATCAGCCAAGTACCTCTATCGCTTAGCCGTGGAAAAAGAGAAACCCGACGCGAAACGTGAAGCTGGTTTTCAAGAGCGTGACATGGGGCGTTTTAAAGCTCGATTGGAAGCTATGGATCGTCGTTATGATCAAGCTATGGATCAGCAGCTTTGGACTATGGGCTTGAAAGAGGTCTACGGGGAAAGAAAACAACTGCCGAAAGCCTACCATAGCCTTATCGAGTCTGCTAACAAGTCTGGGGAAAAGGCTGTCGCTGAATACTATAAGAATAGTAAGATTGGCGACAAAGCTCACCGCATTAGCTTGATGGACGCCAGCCGTAAAAAGTTAGAAGCATCGAAAGATCCGTTCATGAAGCTGGCTGTAGCTGTGTATCAAGAAGAGCTAGACCGGGAAATGGAAGATAAAGCTCGCTCAGGTGAGTTCCAAAGACTGCGTTCGCGCTATATGCAGAACTTCCGAGTTTTCGTTGAGGGGCAAGGCAAGGTACTTTACCCTGATGCAAACTCAACTCTCAGAATTACTTATGGAACAGTGCAAGGCTATACCAATCGCAAGGGTAACAGCCACCCAGCGTTCACCAAGCTAGAAGAGATTGCTGACAAGCACACAGGTAAAGATCCTTTTGATGCTCCTAAAAAGCAACTCGATCTTATCAAGAAGAAAGATTACGGTCGTTACAAGCTAGATAGCCTTGGAACTGTTCCTGTTAACTTCCTTGCTGACCTTGATATCACAGGCGGAAATTCTGGTTCTGCGACTCTGAATGGTAAAGGAGAGCTAACGGGTTTGGTCTTCGATGGAACGATTGATGGAGTGATCTCCGACTGGGCGTTTGATCCAGCTTACACTCGCTCGATTCACGTTGATTCCCGTTATATGCTTTGGGTTCTCGATAAGTTCGATGGAGCGGATCGTCTCCTTAAAGAAATGGGTGTAGAGCCAAAGGCTTCGACTCATTAA
- a CDS encoding ABC1 kinase family protein, with amino-acid sequence MSKSAKSRKNQRYRERFTTPLAQHFAIANELLKIYKGLIKQGTIGTSIKISKFFLVDSGLEAPWSEKRLMDLFGDIVLDCFNELGPVYGKAAQIALSRAEGEARNMAEKFHLDRLYHDWPPMQFSEVEAILDEEIPDWQQEFIVEPHPLGVASMAQVHTAIDDTGKKWVIKVIKPQSDARLHETLDAIEQMLTLARPLEYTSVGRRTVKELRSLVSSMRLETDLAIEKRNIDRMRERLAAKKQKVLRLPETLDSFCSPRVMTVEKFEGVSLADVVSGHAELNKEQRKKLAKKVLHEMMVQVFEIGLFHGDPHAGNLILMDDGTVGLFDWGLTGELEDSDRRHISAMLRSLMTWDMERLIDALGDIARDGGVEVAREDIEAEVRNIATFVNEKKEQGKKATLQEMLEVCLNSAGTLEIPVPDGLLMMVKSLVTVEGLARGIDPQVSMGRIATPLLFKVAKPDVKDLLAFSKRLPKFAGQFLNRA; translated from the coding sequence GTGAGCAAGTCTGCAAAAAGCCGCAAAAACCAACGCTATCGAGAGCGCTTCACAACCCCTCTCGCCCAGCATTTCGCAATCGCAAACGAACTACTTAAGATCTATAAGGGCTTGATAAAGCAGGGGACAATTGGAACCTCCATCAAGATTTCCAAGTTCTTCCTGGTCGATTCTGGGTTGGAAGCCCCATGGTCGGAGAAGAGGCTCATGGATCTATTTGGTGATATCGTCCTCGATTGCTTTAATGAGCTAGGCCCCGTTTATGGAAAGGCGGCCCAGATCGCCTTGAGCCGCGCTGAAGGAGAAGCACGGAATATGGCCGAAAAATTCCACCTGGATCGACTCTATCATGACTGGCCGCCCATGCAATTTTCCGAAGTGGAAGCCATCCTCGATGAAGAAATTCCCGACTGGCAGCAAGAGTTTATTGTTGAGCCCCACCCCTTGGGGGTGGCGTCCATGGCTCAAGTTCATACAGCCATCGATGATACAGGTAAGAAGTGGGTGATCAAAGTGATCAAGCCGCAGTCCGATGCTCGCCTTCATGAAACTCTCGATGCTATCGAACAAATGTTAACTCTAGCCAGGCCACTCGAATATACCTCGGTGGGGCGACGGACCGTGAAGGAACTTCGGTCTTTAGTTAGCTCCATGCGCCTTGAAACTGATCTGGCGATCGAAAAGCGCAATATCGATCGGATGCGGGAGCGCCTTGCGGCTAAGAAGCAAAAAGTTCTGAGGCTACCAGAAACCCTCGATAGTTTTTGCAGCCCTCGGGTGATGACCGTTGAAAAGTTTGAAGGAGTGTCCCTAGCTGATGTGGTCAGTGGCCATGCTGAGCTTAACAAGGAGCAGCGGAAAAAACTGGCTAAGAAGGTTCTGCACGAGATGATGGTGCAGGTGTTTGAAATTGGGTTGTTCCACGGCGATCCTCACGCTGGCAATTTGATTCTCATGGACGATGGAACTGTGGGGCTTTTCGATTGGGGGCTCACTGGGGAGCTGGAAGATTCCGACCGTCGGCATATTTCTGCAATGCTACGATCTTTGATGACTTGGGACATGGAGCGCTTGATCGATGCCCTTGGTGATATTGCAAGAGATGGTGGCGTGGAAGTGGCTCGCGAGGACATCGAGGCAGAAGTTCGAAACATAGCTACCTTTGTCAATGAGAAGAAAGAGCAGGGAAAAAAAGCGACACTTCAAGAGATGTTAGAAGTTTGCCTTAACAGCGCCGGAACACTTGAAATTCCAGTACCCGACGGCCTGCTTATGATGGTCAAGAGCTTGGTGACAGTGGAAGGTCTTGCTCGTGGCATCGACCCCCAGGTTTCTATGGGCCGGATTGCGACACCTCTTCTATTCAAGGTGGCCAAGCCTGACGTCAAAGACTTGCTAGCATTTTCCAAGCGACTGCCAAAATTTGCCGGGCAATTTTTGAACAGAGCCTAG
- a CDS encoding YebC/PmpR family DNA-binding transcriptional regulator, whose amino-acid sequence MAGHSKWANIKHRKGAQDAKRGKLFTKIAKEITVAAKLGGDDPDGNPRLRAAMTKARGVSMPKDNIDRAIKRGVGGQDTADYTEKTYEGYGPAGVAVMVECLTDNINRTVSEVRHAFSRSGGNLGTDGSVNWMFHRKGTIVYAKDKIESFEAFFEAALEAGAADVKEEGDVYEIECEPDAFSDLKDALDQLNIEADHADVGLVPENYTELDEEKAAKLTKLIDTLEDNDDVQNVYHNGQFPDED is encoded by the coding sequence ATGGCCGGCCATAGTAAGTGGGCAAATATCAAGCACCGCAAAGGCGCACAGGATGCCAAGAGAGGGAAATTATTTACAAAGATTGCTAAGGAAATCACAGTTGCAGCTAAATTAGGTGGCGACGATCCTGATGGCAACCCCCGACTCCGTGCCGCAATGACTAAAGCCCGTGGTGTCAGTATGCCCAAGGACAACATCGATCGCGCGATCAAGCGAGGTGTTGGCGGCCAAGATACTGCGGACTACACAGAAAAAACTTACGAAGGCTACGGCCCTGCTGGAGTGGCTGTGATGGTTGAGTGTCTCACAGACAACATCAACCGAACAGTTTCCGAAGTACGTCATGCTTTTAGCCGATCGGGTGGCAACCTCGGCACAGATGGCTCCGTGAACTGGATGTTCCATAGGAAAGGCACCATCGTTTATGCCAAAGACAAGATCGAAAGTTTCGAAGCCTTTTTTGAAGCTGCTCTGGAAGCTGGAGCCGCAGACGTCAAAGAGGAGGGCGATGTTTACGAGATCGAATGTGAGCCAGACGCCTTTAGCGATCTAAAAGACGCACTTGATCAGCTCAACATCGAAGCAGACCATGCGGATGTTGGCCTCGTTCCGGAGAACTATACCGAGCTTGACGAGGAAAAGGCGGCCAAGCTAACTAAGCTGATTGATACTTTGGAAGACAATGATGACGTTCAAAACGTCTATCACAACGGACAGTTTCCAGATGAGGACTAG